TAAATGGCCGCCTGAGTCCGGTCCGCAACCCCCAGCTTATCGAGCAGATGGCTGACATGGGTTTTAACTGTCTTCTCGGTAATATAAAGCGCTTCGCTGATTTCCCTGTTGTTCATGCCCGATGCAATCAGCTGTAATACTTCCTGCTCCCGGCGGGTAAGTTTATCCACCTGCGCAGTCTCTTCCTGATGGCCGGACCCGCCGGTCTCATCCGTCCCCGCCGGTGAAGTAACATGCGTCATGAGCAGGCCTGCCGCATCCGGATGCAGTTCAACTTGGCCTTCATACACGCGTCTGATCGCAGCCACCAGATCCTCAGGCTCAATATCCTTAAGGAGATAGCCGCGTGCGCCCGCCCGAATGGCTGGCAGCACATGGTCATAATCGATAAACGAGGTCAGCACGATGACTTTAATATGAGGCTGTTCTTTTTTTAACCGTGCGGTCGTATCGATTCCATTGAGAATCGGCATATTCAGATCCATTAACACGACATCGGGATTCAGCTGATTGGCCTTCTCTAACGTTTCCTCGCCATTCGCGGCTTCGCCAACCATCTCGATATCCGGCTGCGTAGCCAGAAAAACCTGCAATCCCCGTCGTACCATGGCATGATCGTCAGCGATCAACAATCGGATCATCGGTGATCCCCCTATTCTCTATTGATCTCACCCTTAAGGGCAGCGAAACCTCAATAATGGTTCCCTCTCTGTACACACTGTATAGACGGAATTGTCCTCCGAGCGATTCCGCCCGTTCCCGCATGCTGGACAACCCAATCGAATGTCTTGTCAGCTCGTTCAATCGTTGCTTGGAAATCCCGCGGCCATGATCTTCGATCCTGAGTTCAACTTCATTTTCCCGCGGGGTTAATACGACCGTTACTTCCTTCGTATCCGCATGCTTGCTTACATTATTCAGCGCCTCTTGACCGATCCTCCACAATGTTTCTTCCACGATCCGGGGCAGGTCCCGTATCCCGTTGATATGTGAGCTTACATGAAGTTTCAATCGTTCGCCGTATTGTTTCAGGCCTGTCATAAGCCCTTCTTCAAGTCCGGGTGGGCGAAGCTGCATGATCAGCTCCCGCATTTCCTTAAGCGCGCTTTGCGACAGGACCTGTATATCATGGATGGTGTCCTGCAGCATACTTGTCTGCTCATGCGGCTCTGCGGCAAGCATTCCCCGCACTCCCTTGGACATCATGACCAGCGAGAACAGGGTTTGGCTTACCGAGTCGTGCAGGTCCCGGGCGAGACGATTTCGTTCATCCATTCTTGCGAGCTCCCGCCGGTTTTGCTCCAGACGGATGCGTTGAAGGGTCATGCCAATATGTTCAGCCAGTGCCTCGATCACCTCGATATCTGCCCGGTACGAATCGCCGTAATGATCGAACCCTACTAAAAGCAGTCCAAATGAGGTGTCCCCGGCAGCCGCCAGCGGAACCGCAACCGCTCGGGAGATGGAGGATATCCATCCCTGTTCAACCAAAAGATCTGCAAGCCGCTGTGCGTCTTCTGCACTGACCGGGTGCGAATTGACCTCTCCCTTGCCAGAACGGGTTCGTGCGGCTTCAGCAAGCGGAAATTTGGCATGGGGCAGCGTCGTCTGCCCTCTGCTGTAGAGGGCACGCAGCGTCACTTCGCTGCCGATAGGCTCCAGCAATGCGGCAACCGGCCAGTCAAAGTAACGGCCCATTAAACTCATGACTTGCTTCGTTAATTCAGCCCGGTTAACCGCTTGGGAAGCATAAGCACCGAGTGCGCTGCTATATTCCCCAAGCCGGGCAAACAAATCCGCTCGGCGCTGCTCGGCTGCGTATAGCCGCATGCGCTCAATGGCGCTGCCGATTTGGTAGGCAACCGATTCCAGCAGCGCCAGTTCCTCTTTGGTGAAATGCAGTTTCCCGGGTGCAGCCACATTTAGTACGCCGAACCTGCGGCTGCCGGATCGCAGCGGAACGGTTGCATGGTGGGTTATGCCTTCCGTATCCCCCCACTGGTAACGAACGGCGTTATCCAGACGTTTGCAATTCAATATGTTCACGGCATTTTTCAGACGTCCGTCATCGTAACGCTCCAGGCACCAGCAGCTGCCGCATCTCATAGGTTCGTTGTCGTTCCGGCTCAGGGCAGGCGGCAAATTCCGGCTGGCTACGAATTCATGCGTTCCCCGATCTTCCACCAGGAACAGCCAACCGGTCGTAAGTCCGGTCAGCTCCAGCAGCTTGGTAATAACAACGTCCAGCATGGGGCCAAGCTCATTGGACTCGTTCAATGTTTCTGCGATCGTCTTCAGCGTAATTAACTCCTGAATATGCGGATCGTGATTGGACATACACGAAAGCTCCTTCTTTTTTTGCATTCTGAAGTAACTATATTATATAATCCTGTCACGTACCATCAAAATGCCTATGGAACCCTTCGGACGTTTCTCAATTCATTCACCCCATGAATTTTGGTAAAAAACAATTAATATTGTTTTATCTCTTGCAAATTCCCACCTACATATGGCTTAATATAGAAGTCGGGGCCGACGAAATGAGCTGAAAGGAGGCTGATTGCAATGATTCAGATCCGTGAGGTGGTATTCGCGTAAAGCGAATATCCGTTAAAATGGGAGCCCGCTGCGGGCTCCCTATATCTATTTTTAAATCCAACAACTCAAAAAATCCAAAAAAAACCAATATCACGAAAGGAGGAGGGCAAGCATGATCAATACAATTGTTTTGAAACTCAGCGATAGCTTAAATATGTATACAGAAAGAGGAGGGCATCGATGGGCCATTACAAAAACGGAAGAGAAGTGCTTCCCCCCGAGCTGCTGCAGCAAATTCAACAGTATATAGATGGAGAATTACTCTACATACCGAAACAGAGCGAGCAAAGAGCCGGCTGGGGAGAGTTAAGCGGTTCCAAACAACGCATCGAAAGTCGAAATAAAGAAATGTATCGCGCTTATTGCAAAGGACGGTCCATTGAGGAATTGGAACGGACCTACTTCCTGTCTGGAGAAAGCGTGCGCAAGATCATAAGTAAACTTACCCGCGTAGGGACCTGAATCGATGAGATTTAACGGTCTGCTCACGGATTAACATAGGACTGTTCCCTTGGGGCGCAGTCCTTTCCATTTTATATGAACGATACTGCATAACAGAAAATGCCCGACTGCAGGCGAATCTACAGTCGGGCATTTGTTATACCCTAACGATTTTCCGGCTTCTCCCCTGCGACATCCCAACGATGGCGAAATTTCTCCAATCGCGGGTGCAGATACGGCGGCTCCGACAAGAGGATTAGCCTCAGCTTCACAATCCATTCTTCGAAGGAGGAAAAGGAGGCAAACGCATTTGCCATCTCAGGTGTCAGAACAAGAAAATGGGGACTTCCGTATTTCTCTGCCAGATGACGAAGCGCGGTATCGATCGGCGTGTATTTTTTTCGTTTCGACTCGAAGGGTTCAATCACAACCGATGCTCCTGCATGATCTTCGATCCATTCCTGAAGCTGTTTCTCCCGTTTGTAATAAGGGCTGACCGGTTCCTTGAACATCCGCTTCGCTGTCTCTTCATGCAGCGGATACAACACCAATTTTACAAATGACCGTTCTTCTAAAATGGCAGCGGCCTGCTCCAAATCCTCCTGAACCTGCTCGAAGAGGTCGTAGAATATTAAGGTTCCTTTGGTTGTCGGCTTTGGGGGCTCGTAACCGTAAGGAACATACTCCAAATTGCGCGGCATGATGGAACTTCACCTCTCTTTTACTCTGATGACGGGGATGAAAGTCTCGGTGGTACGCGATGCTGGGTAGCCTGCTCAAAGCCGTAGGCTAATTGGATCAGGACGGGCTCGCTATATGCCGTCCCGATGAACGTAATGCCCTGTGGCCCCTTCGTAATATATCCTCCCGGCGCAATGACGCCATTCTCGGCATAGCCGCCGGGAACGGTTACCGATGGATACCCTGCCCGGGCAGCCAAATCCGGTCCATATTCATTACCCAGAAACAGCAGGGCGTCCAGCTGATACGCCTGCAAAACATGGTCAATCCCTCTCGCTCCCGCCATTTCTTTATTCTTCTGCTTGCTCTTAAGATACTCTGTTTCGGTCAGCGTGCCGCTCGTTTCCTCGGCCCAGATCAATGTGCCCTGTCCATATTTCAAGGCAATCTCAGCGTGTGCCTCATTATAAGCGATAACCTCGGCCAACGAATGAACAGGCAGAGACGCATCTACGTTCGCCAAATAATCATTGACATATTTTTTGAACTCATAGCGAAGGACATTGGCGTCCCACTTGGTATCCTGGCAAGGCAGCTCCACCGGATCAATTATGGTAGCTCCTTGATTCCGCAGCACTTCAATGGCGGATTCTACAATATCTAGTCTATCCCGATCCAAGTGCTTATAGTAGTATCGGGGAATCCCGATTCGTGCTTTCTTCAAATACCTCGAATCCAGATACTCCGTGTAGTCCTCCACCCTTTTTTGAGGATCGATCTGGGTCACTTCGTCCAGATCATCAGCTCCCGCGATCGCGCTAAGCAGAATCGCTGCATCTTCCACCGTTCTGGTCATTGGACCTGCCGTATCCTGTGTGTGAGTGATAGGGATGATACCTGAACGGCTTACCAGTCCAATCGTCGGCTTAATGCCAACCAGGCTGTTCTGGCTGGAAGGACTGATAATCGAACCTGATGTTTCCGTCCCGATGGCCGCTGCGGCCAAATTCGCCGCCACCGCAGCACCGGAGCCTGAGCTTGAACCTCCAACAAACATTTCCCCTGGACCGTATGGGTTTAATGTAAGTCCGTTTCTTGATGAATATCCTGCCCACATGGTCGGGGACATAAAGTTCGCCCATTCGGTCATGTTGCTCTTGCCCAAAATAACAGCACCCGCCTTACGCAGCTTCGCAGCAACAAAGGAATCTTTGGTGGCAAACGAATCCGCAAGGGTGATGGAGCCG
This Paenibacillus sp. JZ16 DNA region includes the following protein-coding sequences:
- a CDS encoding response regulator, which encodes MIRLLIADDHAMVRRGLQVFLATQPDIEMVGEAANGEETLEKANQLNPDVVLMDLNMPILNGIDTTARLKKEQPHIKVIVLTSFIDYDHVLPAIRAGARGYLLKDIEPEDLVAAIRRVYEGQVELHPDAAGLLMTHVTSPAGTDETGGSGHQEETAQVDKLTRREQEVLQLIASGMNNREISEALYITEKTVKTHVSHLLDKLGVADRTQAAIYALKHGIV
- a CDS encoding GAF domain-containing sensor histidine kinase; amino-acid sequence: MSNHDPHIQELITLKTIAETLNESNELGPMLDVVITKLLELTGLTTGWLFLVEDRGTHEFVASRNLPPALSRNDNEPMRCGSCWCLERYDDGRLKNAVNILNCKRLDNAVRYQWGDTEGITHHATVPLRSGSRRFGVLNVAAPGKLHFTKEELALLESVAYQIGSAIERMRLYAAEQRRADLFARLGEYSSALGAYASQAVNRAELTKQVMSLMGRYFDWPVAALLEPIGSEVTLRALYSRGQTTLPHAKFPLAEAARTRSGKGEVNSHPVSAEDAQRLADLLVEQGWISSISRAVAVPLAAAGDTSFGLLLVGFDHYGDSYRADIEVIEALAEHIGMTLQRIRLEQNRRELARMDERNRLARDLHDSVSQTLFSLVMMSKGVRGMLAAEPHEQTSMLQDTIHDIQVLSQSALKEMRELIMQLRPPGLEEGLMTGLKQYGERLKLHVSSHINGIRDLPRIVEETLWRIGQEALNNVSKHADTKEVTVVLTPRENEVELRIEDHGRGISKQRLNELTRHSIGLSSMRERAESLGGQFRLYSVYREGTIIEVSLPLRVRSIENRGITDDPIVDR
- a CDS encoding CD3324 family protein, with the translated sequence MGHYKNGREVLPPELLQQIQQYIDGELLYIPKQSEQRAGWGELSGSKQRIESRNKEMYRAYCKGRSIEELERTYFLSGESVRKIISKLTRVGT
- a CDS encoding amidase family protein, whose translation is MIMDKKAWIVEATISDMQHAMTEGWMTSVDLVQLYLERIGLYDGILHSVLEVNPEALQIAEELDRERKDQGARGLLHGIPILLKDNIDTGDRLHTSAGSITLADSFATKDSFVAAKLRKAGAVILGKSNMTEWANFMSPTMWAGYSSRNGLTLNPYGPGEMFVGGSSSGSGAAVAANLAAAAIGTETSGSIISPSSQNSLVGIKPTIGLVSRSGIIPITHTQDTAGPMTRTVEDAAILLSAIAGADDLDEVTQIDPQKRVEDYTEYLDSRYLKKARIGIPRYYYKHLDRDRLDIVESAIEVLRNQGATIIDPVELPCQDTKWDANVLRYEFKKYVNDYLANVDASLPVHSLAEVIAYNEAHAEIALKYGQGTLIWAEETSGTLTETEYLKSKQKNKEMAGARGIDHVLQAYQLDALLFLGNEYGPDLAARAGYPSVTVPGGYAENGVIAPGGYITKGPQGITFIGTAYSEPVLIQLAYGFEQATQHRVPPRLSSPSSE